CCCTGCCCTGCCGGGCCAGGGCATCCATCAGCCTGCCGCCGGGATAGGCCAGCCCCAGGATCTTCCCCACCTTGTCGAAGGCCTCCCCTGCCGCGTCATCCAGTGTCCTGCCCAGAACGATGCAGCGGGAGGGCGATTCCATGCGATAGATGTGCGTATGCCCGCCGGAGACCAGCAGGCCCAGCGCGGGGAAGCGCAGCGCGTTCTCCAGCCCTGCGGCCAGCAGGTGCGCATGCAGGTGGTTGACCCCCAGGAAACGGGCCCCGCAGCCCAGGGCCAGCGCCTTGGCAAAGGCAACGCCCACCAGCAGGCTGCCCAGCAGCCCGGGCCCCCGGGAGACCGCCACCACATCCAGATCGACGGGCCGCAGATCCAGGCGCCGCATGAGCTGGTCGAACAGCGTTCCCAGATAGCGGTAATGCTCACGGGAAGCCAGCTCAGGGACGACGCCCCCGAACAGGGCATGGATATCCGCCTGGCTGGCCAGGACGGCATCCAGCAGGACACCGTCCCGGACCACCGCCAGTGCGGTCTCATCACAGGAACTCTCAATGCCGAGGCAAAGCAAGGTGATCCCCCACCCGGACTAGGCCGGATACCTGGCGTAGATGGCCTCTACCGCCTCCACGTCACGGGCCGAACCGATGAACAGGGGCGTGCGGGCGTGCAGGGTCTCGGGACGACGCTCAAGGATGCGGCGACGGCCGTCGCTGGCCTTGCCTCCGGCCTGTTCGGCCAGGAAAGCCAGCGGGGCGGCCTCGCACATCATGCGCAGTTTGCCGTTGGGCTTGTTCTTGTCCGGCGGATACAGGTAGATGCCGCCGTACAGAAGCGTGCGGTGGAAATCAGCCACCAGCGAACCTACATAACGGGCGGAATAATCCTTGCCTTCCGGGCTCTTGCAGGTATGGAACCACTCGACGGCCTCGCGCGCGGGCTCGTCCCAGTTGTTCCGGTTGCCTTCGTTGACGGAATAGATGTGCCCCTGCTCGGGAATGCGCATGTCAGGATGGGAAAGCAGGAATTCCCCGACACCGGGGTCCAGCGTGAAGCCGTGCACCCCCTGGCCGGTACTGAACACAAGCATGGTGGACGGACCATACAGGATATATCCCGCGGCCACCTGCTGCATGCCGGGCTGCAGGACTTCCCCCAGGGAGACTTCCCCGGTGCAGCCCGCAGGACGGCGCAGGATGGAAAAGATGGTGCCCACGTTGATGTTGACATCAATGTTGGACGAACCATCAAGAGGATCGAAGATAAGGATGTAATCCCCACGGGGGAATTCGGGCCGCACACGCACCAGTTCCGGCTCTTCCTCGGAGCCCATGGCACACAGGGCCCCGCAACGCTCCATGCGGTACAGAAGGATGCGATTGGCGATGCTGTCCATCTTCTGCACGTTCTCGCCCTGGACGTTCACTTCGCCCGTGCCGCCAAGGATATCCAGCAGACCGGCTTTGTTTATCCTTCGGGAGATGGTCTTCCCCGACAGGATCAGGTCATACAAAAGACCGGTGAACTGGCCGGTGGCCTGGGGGGAACGTTTCTGGTGCAGCAGAAGGTGTTCGGTAACGGTAATGTCGGCCATGAGAAGCCTCCTTGCACGGGATATGAAAGCGTGTGCGCCGCCGAAGCGGCGCACACGGCGTGATTGCTGTCAACTACCTGGGACCGAAGGGACTGGGACGGCCTCCGGGCAGCAGGGCCGGGCGCCTGGGAGCTGCGGGCTCTTCGGCTGCCGGCGTTTCCGCAGGCTCTGCCGCAGGCGCTGCCGTCTCTGCCGGCGCCGCAGGGGCTTCGGAATCGGAAGCTGCGGGCCGGGCAGCAGCCGGTGCCGCGGGGGCAGCCGGTGCCGCGGGGGCAGCCTCTTCTGCTGCGGGGGCCGTATCGGCGGCAGGGGCCGTCTGGCCTGCCGGTGCGGCGGTCTCCGCTCCGGCCTGGTCCGCCGCGGGCTTGGCACCGCCTCTGGGACCGAAGGGACTGGGCATGCGCACCTGCGGCGCGGGGGCAGTCTCTTCGGGCAGCTCGGGCACGGTAAGGGCCTCATCGGGGATGATGAGCCGTCTGCGCGGGCGCGGCTTCACGTTCTCGCCGGCCAGCGGCCGTTCACGCACGCGGGAAGGTGCCGGAGCGCTTTCCTGCGGCGGCTGGACGATGTTGCCACCGGGCGCCACATCCTGCGGCGGCATGCCGCCGGCGTCACCGTAGCTGTCAACGGCATCCTCGGAAGCGCCAAAGGCGGGTGTCGTCTTGCCGCTGTCCTTCTTGCGCTCGGGCACGGGCGGCGGCGGAAGTTTTTCCCTGTCCTTGGGGAAGAAGGGCAGGCCCTGATCCACATTGCCGTTCCCCTGCGGGAAGGTACCGGATTCGGGCACGGCGAAGACCAGAGGCAGGTTGCCCAGATAACGCACCATGTAATAGAAACTCCCCGTGGGGTTGGTGCAGGTACCGGAAGAGCTTTTGGCGACGGCCTCTTCCCAGTTCACCGAGGCGAGCGGGGTCGCCGCATAGTCATATTTGCCGGGCCAGAGCAGCGCCTGCGGGCTGAGGATGACCATATCCTGGGGATTGCCGGAGTACTGCACCAGATTGCGCATGTCAAAATAGGCCACAACGATGCCCAGGAAATCCACGCCATCATACAGGGGAGCGGCCAGCATGACTTCCGGCCCCATGGGGGTCTGCTGCACATCGGCACGCAGGGCACGGCTGCCCTGCTTTTTGTCCTCATACAGCAGCGGGATGAAATCCAGCTGCTTCAGCGGATTGGGGGGTTCCTGCCCCAGCAGGGTCCCGTCATATTTGACGCCGGCAAAACCATCCAGCCAGGGATGGGCGGCAAAAAGGCTGTCCAGCCACTGGCGCGTCGGCGGTTTATCCGCATTGAGCATGGTCCGTTCAAACCGTCCCAGCTCCACATCCAGCCCCATCATGCAATTGGTGAGGGCCAGCGCACGCGGCGAAAGGTCTCCTTTTTCACCATAATCCACGGATGCGGGAGGGCTGACATAGGTATACCAGACATCCTTTGTACCCTTCCAGACATTCTTGGTGGGCTGGTAGGAACTGCAGCCCGCCACCATGGCGGCAGAGGCAAGCAGCACACAACAACGCCTAAACAAATGGGACACCACGCACTCCTGCTTCTTAACCCTGGGCCCTGGCTTCCACGCGTTCGGCCAGGGCTTCCAGCATACTGATAAGTTTGTCCTTGCCTGCGGCCATGTCTGGCGAAGGCGGTACGAGATCTTCCGCGGCAGCGCCCTCAAGCTGAGTGCGCAGCATGGCGATGCGCTGCTGCAGGACTTCCTGTCCGGGAGAGCCGGCAGCAGCAGCGGCCAGTTCGGTATAAATATCCAAAGCGCCCTGGAGGTCTCCCTGCTCGGCCAGGACTTCCGCCATGGAGCGGGTACGCAGGGAAAGAGGCGTGACCGCCCCCGGTTGCGGCAGCGGACCTTTCCGCCAGTCCTCTGCAGCAGGGGCAGTGACCTGTCCGTCTGCCGCCGCCATCCCGGCACCGGAAGGCACGGCCACCTGGGCGGCAAGCACATCCTGGTCCTGCGCGTCCGCATTTTTGGGCCCCATGACGGCAAGATCGGCCAGGGCCCTGCCGCGCGGCAGATCGCTGCTCTGGGCTTCCTGCATGAAGGACCGCAGGCCCCGTTCGAAGACCTCGTTCAGGTTCAGCGGGCGACTTGAGAAGCTGGCCGCCAGAAAGCGCAGGGCCGTTGCCACATCCCCGCAGCCGCTGCCGAGCATGCTGGCCGCCCAGGCCTGCCAGAAGCCGGGATAGGAAGAAAAAAGCTGCCCCAGCTCCGTCACCTCCGCCACACAGGCTTCGGGCTGCCCATGATGGTAGAGCTGTTCGATATAAAAGAGCCGCGCTTCAAGAAATTCGGGATGACGCTCCAGCCCCCGGCGCAGGGTCTCCAGAGCGGCTTCAGGCTGTCCATCCTCCACCAGCAGGCGCGCCAGGGGAAAAAACAGCTTGGAACTGGGCTCCAGCTCCAGCACTTCCCTGTACCATTCAATTTTGTCCATCATGCGTGGCAGCCCCGCTCTCCCGGTTTTCGGAGGAATCACCAAAAAGATACAGCACTTCGTTTTCATGAACGTAGTGCAGCCGCTGGCGTATCATCTTTTCCACATAGCGCTCATCCGTCTGGAGCAACCGGATATCCCGGCTCAGCGAACGATTTTCCGCATCGATGGCAGCTATCTCGGCCTCGATGGCCGCATATTTCTGCTTGAGCTCACGATAGGCGATGAGCCCTTCCGATCCCCAGATCATGTGACAGAAAATGATGAGGTTGATCCCCCATACAGCCACCAGAACTATGACCCGCCATGCTACCATTTATTGCAAGACCCGCCGTTGTTTCTGCCAGGTACGCCGGGAGAGCCCCAGCTCTTCCAGGAACGTCGCTGTGGCGGACTCCAGGCGCTCCACGTCGTCCTCTCCGAGGCGCATTTGCTCGACGCTGTCCAAAAAACGCCGCAAGGCCATGAATTCTTCAACAAAATAACGATCGGAGAGATCCGCTCCGATCTGTGGCTCCAGCTCAAGGATGGTCTGGATGCAGTTTTTCAGCCGTAACTGCAGGGTGCTCATCTCATTCGGCAGCGTTTTTTGCTGCGACCTTGCGGTAGAAACCGTAACAATAGTTCACACAGGACACCACGGACATGATGAGCGCCAGATAAAGGATGATCTCCCCGATGGGCCACAGGCGCACCCCCCAGTAGGGATAGTGCAGCAGCATGGGGATGATGGCCGCTATCTGCAGGACGGTCTTGAGCTTCCCGTACCTGTCGGCAGCCAGGACGATCCCTTCGTCGATGGCGATGGCGCGCAGCCCCGTGACCACCAGCTCGCGGCAGACGATCAGGATGACGACCCATGCCTCAGCCCAGCCGAGGGTGCAGAACATGATGAGCACGGAACAGATGAGGACCTTGTCCGCCAGCGGATCAAGGAACTTGCCCATGCTGGTGACCATGTTGTTGCGCCGGGCCACATAACCGTCGGCCCAGTCCGTGATGGAGGCGGCAATGAAGGCCAGCGTGGCCAGCACGCAGGTCACCGGGCCTTCGAAATACAGCAGCACGATGACGAGCGGGACCAGCAGCATGCGCAACAGTGTCAGTTTATTCGCAAGATTGAACATATTCTCACCGACCGGGAAACAGGACTACATGGAAACGGGTATCACAAACGCGCTCCCGAGAAAAGGAAAAAACGCGGGCCCCCGCAGGGGGGTGGACAGGCCACCCCCCAAAGAGCGCCTAGCTCTTGCTGACCAGCTTCGCGGCGCCGCTGTCGGCAGCCTGGGCGATGGCGTCGGCCAGATGCAGGAAGGCCTGTTTGGCAGGGCAATCCTGTTCAAGATAGACCACGGGCACGCCCCTGTCGGCGGCCACCACCGTGGACGGATCCAGCGGGATGGCACCCAGGAAGGGGATCTCGTAGTGTTTGGCCAGTTCTTCACCGCCACCCTTCTTGAACAGGTCGATCTCCTGGTGGCAGTGAGGGCAGACCAGGCCGCTCATGTTCTCCACCACGCCCAGGACCCTGCCTTCGGCGACCTGCAGGAAATTGACGGCCTTGCGCACGTCGGCCAGCGAGATCTCCTGCGGCGTGGTCACCACGACGCTCTGGGCGTCGGTTATGGTCTTGAGGATGGTCATATGCTCGTCGCCGGTCCCTGGAGGGGAGTCGATGAGCAGGAAGTCCAGGGGCCCCCAGGCCACGTCGGAAAGGAACTGGCGGATGGCGGCCGTCTTTTTGGGACCGCGCCACAGGATGGCCTGGTCACGATCCTGCAGGAAGGAATCCATGGAAATGACCGCCAGGTTCTCGTTGTACATG
This is a stretch of genomic DNA from Desulfovibrio piger. It encodes these proteins:
- the tsaD gene encoding tRNA (adenosine(37)-N6)-threonylcarbamoyltransferase complex transferase subunit TsaD, whose product is MLCLGIESSCDETALAVVRDGVLLDAVLASQADIHALFGGVVPELASREHYRYLGTLFDQLMRRLDLRPVDLDVVAVSRGPGLLGSLLVGVAFAKALALGCGARFLGVNHLHAHLLAAGLENALRFPALGLLVSGGHTHIYRMESPSRCIVLGRTLDDAAGEAFDKVGKILGLAYPGGRLMDALARQGRADARLFPRPYLDNDNLDFSFSGLKTAVTSYVRQVLPDQPWPHPLQDTADAPQALKDCCASFNLAVVETIAAKVERALAANPDLDLLVMAGGVAANSLLRERMSQLMEKRGGRTVMPGRALCTDNAAMVAYAAWLIAREGWQHELRMETIPRGKAIPDDMIFREL
- the fbp gene encoding class 1 fructose-bisphosphatase; amino-acid sequence: MADITVTEHLLLHQKRSPQATGQFTGLLYDLILSGKTISRRINKAGLLDILGGTGEVNVQGENVQKMDSIANRILLYRMERCGALCAMGSEEEPELVRVRPEFPRGDYILIFDPLDGSSNIDVNINVGTIFSILRRPAGCTGEVSLGEVLQPGMQQVAAGYILYGPSTMLVFSTGQGVHGFTLDPGVGEFLLSHPDMRIPEQGHIYSVNEGNRNNWDEPAREAVEWFHTCKSPEGKDYSARYVGSLVADFHRTLLYGGIYLYPPDKNKPNGKLRMMCEAAPLAFLAEQAGGKASDGRRRILERRPETLHARTPLFIGSARDVEAVEAIYARYPA
- a CDS encoding tetratricopeptide repeat protein, encoding MMDKIEWYREVLELEPSSKLFFPLARLLVEDGQPEAALETLRRGLERHPEFLEARLFYIEQLYHHGQPEACVAEVTELGQLFSSYPGFWQAWAASMLGSGCGDVATALRFLAASFSSRPLNLNEVFERGLRSFMQEAQSSDLPRGRALADLAVMGPKNADAQDQDVLAAQVAVPSGAGMAAADGQVTAPAAEDWRKGPLPQPGAVTPLSLRTRSMAEVLAEQGDLQGALDIYTELAAAAAGSPGQEVLQQRIAMLRTQLEGAAAEDLVPPSPDMAAGKDKLISMLEALAERVEARAQG
- a CDS encoding FtsB family cell division protein, yielding MVAWRVIVLVAVWGINLIIFCHMIWGSEGLIAYRELKQKYAAIEAEIAAIDAENRSLSRDIRLLQTDERYVEKMIRQRLHYVHENEVLYLFGDSSENRESGAATHDGQN
- the pgsA gene encoding CDP-diacylglycerol--glycerol-3-phosphate 3-phosphatidyltransferase; this translates as MFNLANKLTLLRMLLVPLVIVLLYFEGPVTCVLATLAFIAASITDWADGYVARRNNMVTSMGKFLDPLADKVLICSVLIMFCTLGWAEAWVVILIVCRELVVTGLRAIAIDEGIVLAADRYGKLKTVLQIAAIIPMLLHYPYWGVRLWPIGEIILYLALIMSVVSCVNYCYGFYRKVAAKNAAE
- a CDS encoding Mrp/NBP35 family ATP-binding protein; translation: MSSCSSCSSASGCSSKGNPGGAGCMESAMARQDQIIADRLAHIRHKIFVMSGKGGVGKSSVTVNTAAALAHRGFKVGILDVDMHGPSVPNLLGLKATIEMNEKNELIPAMYNENLAVISMDSFLQDRDQAILWRGPKKTAAIRQFLSDVAWGPLDFLLIDSPPGTGDEHMTILKTITDAQSVVVTTPQEISLADVRKAVNFLQVAEGRVLGVVENMSGLVCPHCHQEIDLFKKGGGEELAKHYEIPFLGAIPLDPSTVVAADRGVPVVYLEQDCPAKQAFLHLADAIAQAADSGAAKLVSKS